The following are from one region of the Mycetohabitans rhizoxinica HKI 454 genome:
- a CDS encoding cytochrome c oxidase assembly protein, whose amino-acid sequence MSSLLRFLEPWEPSFGLVFIFVAAAVLFARGTLRQRVSIARQAAFWTGLVLLYVALHTRVDYYAEHQFFVHRLQHLVLHHLAPLLVMSAYPGSVMRAGMPPRWRGMLHRAARRRASRIAGAVLLNPAFISLAFVISVLFWLIPSVQFISMLDWRIYLFMNWSVTVSGLLYWWMLLDHRPSPPSRVKPGMRVLSPVITMTPQLLAGAIITFSSRDLYPIFTLCGRAMDLSPALDQSLGGLIMWVPAAIIETIGGLMALRHMMRLSTLPPRRPPAQRVRAATLAGVAPASRAGRS is encoded by the coding sequence ATGTCCTCGTTGCTTCGTTTCCTGGAACCGTGGGAGCCCTCGTTTGGGCTGGTGTTCATCTTTGTCGCGGCCGCCGTGTTGTTCGCGCGCGGCACGCTGCGCCAACGTGTGAGCATTGCGCGCCAGGCAGCGTTCTGGACGGGTCTCGTGCTGCTGTATGTCGCGCTGCACACGCGAGTGGACTATTACGCCGAGCATCAATTCTTCGTCCACCGGCTCCAGCACTTGGTGCTGCATCATCTGGCACCGCTGCTGGTCATGTCCGCCTATCCAGGCAGCGTGATGCGTGCCGGCATGCCGCCACGCTGGCGCGGCATGCTGCACCGGGCGGCCCGGCGGCGTGCGTCGCGCATAGCCGGCGCCGTGCTGCTCAACCCGGCGTTCATCTCGTTGGCGTTCGTGATTTCGGTGCTCTTCTGGCTCATTCCGTCCGTGCAGTTCATTTCGATGCTCGACTGGCGCATCTACTTGTTCATGAATTGGTCGGTGACGGTCAGTGGTCTGCTGTATTGGTGGATGCTGCTGGATCATCGCCCGAGCCCGCCCAGTCGGGTAAAGCCGGGCATGCGGGTGTTGTCACCGGTGATCACGATGACGCCACAGCTTTTGGCCGGTGCGATCATTACGTTCTCCTCGCGCGACTTGTACCCGATCTTCACGTTGTGCGGTCGCGCCATGGACCTGTCGCCGGCGCTGGATCAAAGCCTGGGCGGACTGATCATGTGGGTGCCCGCGGCCATCATAGAGACGATCGGCGGCCTGATGGCGCTGCGTCATATGATGCGCTTGTCAACGCTGCCGCCGCGTCGCCCTCCCGCACAGCGCGTGCGGGCCGCCACGCTGGCGGGTGTCGCCCCTGCATCGCGGGCCGGCCGCTCATAG
- the bamC gene encoding outer membrane protein assembly factor BamC, whose protein sequence is MIQTRLISRFVAGAIIAGAVAACSSPHPQAIDYKSATRAKASSLAVPPDMAHEIADQRSLPPQGGSASLSRLQQVQQSALAPVGDAVLPPVQGMHIQREGTQRWLVIDKQAPAQVWPQVRRFWQEQGFVLSLDARDRGIMETDWYETHPQVPDGLIRNTLSKALGTGYTTGLRDKYRTRLENAPNGGTYVFISQRGLHEQLFGSNNEQSRWEDRPNDPALEAEYLKRLMQALARNQQGGASMAAEPVAASAPKAADAAASASQAALKASGATATLTGATDITLAESYDDAWLRVGVALDRNNFTVDDRDRTRGLYFIRYVDPNDLSSAKQGFWSQVFHGRKEKAAKQYRVNVRALTETQTRVAIVDESGQVDDSKQARQILSLLIDQLH, encoded by the coding sequence CTGATTCAAACCCGTCTCATCTCGCGCTTTGTTGCTGGTGCCATCATTGCCGGCGCCGTGGCGGCCTGCAGTTCGCCCCATCCACAGGCGATCGACTACAAGAGTGCCACGCGGGCAAAGGCGTCGTCGCTGGCCGTGCCCCCGGACATGGCCCACGAGATCGCCGACCAGCGTTCGCTGCCGCCTCAAGGCGGCTCGGCGTCGCTGTCCAGATTGCAGCAGGTGCAGCAATCGGCGCTTGCGCCGGTGGGCGACGCGGTGCTGCCGCCGGTGCAGGGCATGCATATCCAGCGCGAGGGTACGCAGCGCTGGCTGGTGATCGACAAGCAGGCGCCCGCACAAGTGTGGCCCCAGGTGCGGCGTTTTTGGCAGGAGCAGGGCTTCGTGCTGTCGCTGGACGCGCGCGATCGCGGGATCATGGAGACGGACTGGTACGAAACCCATCCGCAGGTGCCGGATGGCCTGATCCGCAATACGTTGTCCAAGGCGCTGGGCACCGGCTACACGACCGGCCTGCGCGACAAGTACCGCACGCGGCTTGAAAACGCGCCGAACGGCGGAACGTATGTGTTTATCAGCCAGCGCGGATTGCATGAGCAGTTGTTCGGCTCGAACAACGAGCAAAGCCGGTGGGAAGATCGGCCGAATGATCCGGCGCTGGAGGCCGAATACCTGAAGCGGTTGATGCAAGCGTTGGCGCGTAACCAGCAGGGCGGTGCGTCAATGGCCGCGGAGCCGGTGGCCGCATCTGCGCCCAAGGCCGCCGACGCGGCGGCCAGTGCGTCGCAGGCAGCGCTCAAGGCGTCGGGGGCCACCGCGACGCTCACCGGGGCGACCGACATTACGCTTGCCGAGTCTTATGACGACGCGTGGCTGCGGGTCGGCGTGGCGTTGGACCGGAACAATTTCACGGTCGATGACCGCGATCGCACACGTGGCCTGTATTTCATTCGTTACGTCGATCCGAACGACTTAAGTTCGGCCAAACAGGGCTTCTGGAGCCAAGTATTCCATGGCCGCAAGGAAAAAGCGGCGAAGCAGTACCGTGTGAATGTGCGCGCGCTGACCGAGACGCAGACGAGGGTCGCAATTGTGGATGAGAGCGGGCAGGTCGACGATTCGAAGCAGGCACGCCAGATTCTGTCGCTGCTGATCGACCAGTTGCACTGA
- a CDS encoding hybrid sensor histidine kinase/response regulator: MSLFEMRTPAKRPAGPSEPATADNRATVGADWPVPLSGHAEPNAPVRDFVTLRRALVVLLIATVVLPAGFLLYYGITSWHKALDDASGFATRSSRITEEQALKVFELNEVIRDRVLQAIYEAESHGGALGGYAMTTKLRSIAAPFDHLAAVSVYDASGRLVVTNDPYLGVPRSLAQTDAFRNAARWNQGDYVTEAIPLRGHRDRIFDVITPRHLNDGSFAGVVALSIRASYFEDFYRELVTGSHIGQLALMRNDGTLLARYPPPVPGDVEPPVPRGVLAAQLGGTERVHLADTQAIIGYRRVGSRDVYVTDYLRLDQVFSRWLARTAIVTGFSVVPSIALFLVAFVALRRLDSEEKAWRQWQAEASLRRAAEEDYRHALKMESLGRLTGSVAHDFNNLLMVLSANARLIRLKMGEGNMAKQWQAIDRAVHTGEALTRRLLSVSRKQPTRAERIDLRSRLAEWKGLIEASAGPQCDVRIAVPDSVWPVLADPTDLQLALINLLANARDALPAGGQIAISANNHQAAHEHAGTASIAEPDLVRIAVSDNGCGMSADVAARAFEPFFTTKELGKGTGLGLPQVYGFCQQAGGNAQIISHPGVGTTVALFLPAAPAAEAEAPAHVGLRTAERDGAAPHPSVSNGDIPVPAPNEPLSRRSPATAPANVDAVSDGRPSRAARARRALTGMTGLDLLLVEDDNEVAEATAAVLNLDGHRVTTAPDAHSALQIYHRHARYDAVISDVTMPGPMNGIDLAIALRDANPSLPVILVTGHTDKLSLAQREGLLVLPKPVNFDVLRSALPQAA, encoded by the coding sequence ATGTCCCTATTTGAGATGCGCACGCCTGCGAAAAGACCTGCAGGGCCGAGCGAACCGGCAACCGCCGACAATCGTGCAACCGTCGGAGCGGACTGGCCCGTGCCGCTGTCCGGGCACGCCGAGCCCAACGCGCCGGTGCGCGACTTCGTCACGTTGCGCCGTGCATTGGTCGTGCTGCTGATCGCCACCGTCGTACTGCCGGCGGGGTTCCTGCTGTACTACGGCATAACGAGTTGGCACAAGGCGCTGGACGACGCCAGTGGATTTGCCACACGTTCGTCGCGGATCACCGAAGAGCAAGCGCTGAAGGTGTTCGAGCTCAATGAAGTGATCCGGGACAGGGTCCTGCAGGCAATCTATGAAGCCGAATCTCATGGCGGCGCGTTGGGCGGTTACGCAATGACCACCAAGCTGCGCTCAATTGCCGCACCTTTCGATCACTTGGCCGCGGTAAGTGTGTACGATGCAAGCGGCCGACTCGTGGTCACCAACGATCCCTATCTGGGCGTGCCGCGCAGTCTTGCGCAGACCGATGCATTCCGCAACGCCGCTCGGTGGAACCAGGGCGACTACGTGACCGAGGCGATCCCTTTACGGGGACACCGTGACCGCATCTTCGATGTCATCACACCGCGCCATCTCAACGATGGCTCATTTGCCGGCGTCGTCGCCCTGTCGATCCGCGCGTCGTACTTCGAGGACTTTTATCGTGAGCTCGTGACCGGCAGCCACATCGGCCAGCTCGCGCTGATGCGCAATGATGGCACATTGCTCGCCCGCTATCCGCCGCCAGTGCCCGGCGACGTCGAGCCGCCGGTGCCGCGCGGCGTGCTGGCCGCGCAACTGGGCGGCACCGAGCGGGTCCACCTGGCCGATACGCAGGCGATCATTGGCTACCGGCGCGTGGGCTCGCGGGACGTCTACGTCACCGACTACTTGCGGCTGGACCAGGTATTCTCGCGTTGGCTCGCTCGCACCGCGATCGTCACCGGCTTTTCGGTCGTACCCAGCATCGCGTTGTTCCTGGTGGCGTTCGTTGCACTGCGCCGCCTCGATAGCGAGGAAAAAGCATGGCGCCAATGGCAGGCGGAAGCCTCGCTGCGGCGTGCGGCCGAGGAAGACTATCGGCACGCACTGAAAATGGAATCGCTGGGCCGGCTGACCGGCAGCGTCGCGCACGACTTCAACAACCTGCTGATGGTGCTGTCCGCGAATGCGCGGCTGATCCGTCTAAAGATGGGCGAGGGCAACATGGCAAAACAGTGGCAGGCCATTGACCGGGCCGTGCACACTGGCGAAGCGCTGACCCGTCGTTTGCTCAGCGTCTCGCGCAAGCAGCCTACGCGAGCCGAGCGGATCGACCTGCGCAGCCGTCTGGCCGAGTGGAAGGGGTTGATCGAAGCATCCGCCGGCCCGCAGTGCGACGTGCGCATCGCGGTGCCCGACAGCGTGTGGCCCGTGCTGGCAGACCCCACCGACCTGCAGCTTGCGCTGATCAACCTGCTCGCCAACGCGCGCGACGCGCTACCGGCCGGCGGCCAGATCGCCATTTCGGCCAACAACCACCAGGCGGCGCACGAGCACGCCGGCACGGCGTCGATAGCCGAACCGGATCTAGTGCGTATTGCGGTCAGCGACAATGGCTGCGGGATGAGCGCCGACGTGGCAGCGCGCGCGTTCGAGCCATTCTTTACGACCAAGGAGCTCGGCAAGGGCACCGGCCTCGGACTGCCGCAGGTCTATGGCTTCTGCCAGCAGGCCGGCGGCAATGCGCAAATCATTAGCCATCCCGGCGTGGGCACGACGGTCGCCTTGTTCCTGCCAGCGGCGCCGGCAGCCGAAGCCGAGGCACCCGCCCACGTCGGGCTGCGCACCGCCGAACGCGACGGGGCTGCCCCGCATCCGTCGGTGTCTAACGGCGACATTCCCGTACCGGCGCCCAATGAACCCTTGTCGCGGCGATCGCCCGCCACGGCACCGGCGAACGTCGACGCGGTATCCGACGGCCGGCCGAGCCGCGCGGCGCGGGCGCGCCGCGCCTTGACCGGCATGACCGGGCTTGATCTCCTGCTGGTGGAGGACGATAACGAGGTCGCCGAAGCGACGGCGGCAGTGCTGAACCTGGACGGTCATCGAGTAACCACCGCGCCGGACGCCCATTCAGCCCTGCAGATCTACCATCGGCACGCGCGATACGATGCGGTGATCAGTGATGTGACAATGCCCGGCCCGATGAACGGCATCGACCTGGCCATCGCGTTGCGCGATGCGAACCCTAGCTTGCCCGTGATCCTGGTCACCGGGCACACCGACAAGTTAAGTCTGGCGCAACGTGAAGGCCTGCTGGTGCTACCCAAGCCGGTCAATTTCGACGTGCTGCGCTCCGCGCTTCCTCAAGCGGCATGA